Proteins from one Terriglobia bacterium genomic window:
- a CDS encoding response regulator — MARQPSLLIVDDETNVALTLQMVFERDGYAVRTANSCASALRILENGHQFDAVITDLNMERENIGLEVARAALQLHPKPAVVLCTGYASVDNSAAALQMKVDYLATKPVDLDELKRAVRRLMAFRE; from the coding sequence ACGAAACTAATGTGGCGCTCACGTTGCAGATGGTCTTTGAGCGCGATGGCTACGCTGTGCGCACCGCAAACAGTTGCGCCAGCGCACTCAGAATTCTGGAGAACGGGCACCAATTTGACGCGGTGATCACCGATCTCAACATGGAGAGAGAAAACATTGGGCTGGAAGTTGCGCGCGCGGCGCTGCAATTGCATCCCAAGCCTGCAGTGGTGCTCTGTACCGGGTACGCCAGCGTGGACAATTCCGCGGCCGCCCTGCAGATGAAAGTGGATTATCTGGCGACCAAGCCGGTGGACCTGGACGAACTGAAACGCGCCGTCCGGCGATTGATGGCGTTCCGAGAGTAA